The following coding sequences are from one Capsicum annuum cultivar UCD-10X-F1 chromosome 3, UCD10Xv1.1, whole genome shotgun sequence window:
- the LOC107862070 gene encoding serine/threonine-protein kinase 26 isoform X2: protein MEKKKYPIGPEHYTLFEEVGQGVSASVHRALCIPLNEVVAIKILDFERDNSDLNNISREAQTMVLVDHPNVLKSHCSFVSDHNLWVIMPYMAGGSCLHILKAAHPDGFEETVIATVLREVLKGLEYLHHHGFIHRDVKAGNILIDARGGIKLGDFGVSAYLFDSGDRQRMRNTFVGTPCWMAPEVMEQLHGYDFKADIWSFGITALELAHGHAPFSKYPPMKVLLMTLQNAPPGLDYERDRKFTKSFKQMIASCLVKDPSKRPSAKKLLKHPFFKQARSNDYIARTVLEGLPALGDRMKALKRKEEDMLAQKKIPDGQKEEISQNEYKRGISSWNFNLDDLKAQANLIPDEEIIGDKDLGGSSNSLSGLDIPGKQLNRFQHQFSFSSQYSDAAEFDSNNQSTPTSPANRNVVYGIIKSEKSDDDLSIASSLHDPQISQNSTPFFDNRVEMNLVGKGEQVPDAKSFEGMPINSRQSDKSQSQNVSSCNGGSVLQTGDDVPPEVISRHSRTSAGSEDFDEKTKGHVVQQRGRFKVTSENIDLEKVGAAPMLHKSQSMLVIPQTLAATLPLPPDATPPNLLSPSHFPALQSILEANILQRECILRLMKQVALGDTSVDAGCMPSISPGVEKSLLEVAHDKEKELISEIAELQRRLIRAQEELQKYKAENAQNNS, encoded by the exons ATGGAGAAGAAGAAGTATCCGATTGGACCGGAACATTACACGCTTTTCGAGGAGGTAGGGCAAGGAGTCAGTGCTTCGGTGCATCGTGCGTTGTGTATCCCTCTCAATGAGGTTGTTGCCATCAAAATCCTCGACTTCGAACGCGATAATTCTGATTTG AATAACATCTCGCGTGAAGCCCAAACAATGGTCCTAGTTGATCATCCCAATGTTCTTAAATCACACTGCTCCTTTGTTAGTGATCACAACCTATGGGTTATTATGCCTTATATGGCTGGAGGTTCCTGTCTCCACATTCTGAAGGCTGCTCATCCAGATGGCTTTGAAGAGACCGTTATTGCAACAGTATTACGGGAAGTTCTAAAGGGTTTAGAATATCTTCATCATCATGGCTTCATTCATCGTGATGTTAAA GCTGGAAATATTCTCATTGATGCCCGAGGTGGAATAAAGTTGGGAGATTTTGGTGTCTCTGCTTATTTATTTGATTCAGGTGATAGGCAACGCATGCGGAACACATTTGTCGGAACTCCTTGTTG GATGGCGCCAGAGGTCATGGAGCAATTGCACGGTTATGATTTCAA AGCTGATATTTGGTCCTTCGGCATAACTGCTTTGGAGCTTGCTCACGGCCATGCTCCTTTCTCAAAATATCCTCCAATGAAG GTCTTGCTAATGACATTGCAAAATGCACCCCCTGGCCTCGATTATGAGAGGGATAGGAAGTTTACAAAG TCTTTTAAACAAATGATTGCTAGTTGCTTGGTAAAAGATCCTTCAAAACGACCTTCAGCCAAAAAATTGCTGAAGCATCCGTTCTTTAAGCAAGCCAGATCCAATGATTATATAGCTAGAACAGTGTTGGAGGGTTTGCCAGCACTTGGAGATCGCATGAAGGCATTGAAG AGGAAAGAAGAAGACATGTTAGCACAGAAGAAGATACCAGATGGGCAGAAGGAAGAAATATCGCAG AATGAATATAAACGGGGGATTAGCAGCTGGAATTTTAACCTTGACGATTTGAAGGCACAGGCTAACTTG ATTCCAGATGAGGAGATCATTGGTGACAAGGACCTAGGTGGAAGTTCAAATTCACTTTCTGGGCTTGACATTCCAGGGAAACAGCTAAATAGGTTTCAGCATCAGTTCTCCTTCTCAAGTCAATATTCAGATGCTGCTGAGTTT GACAGTAACAATCAATCTACCCCTACTTCACCTGCAAATCGGAACGTGGTTTATGGCAT AATTAAATCTGAGAAATCTGATGATGATTTAAGTATTGCCAGTTCATTGCATGATCCTCAAATTTCACAAAATTCAACGCCATTCTTTGACAATCGGgtggaaatgaatttggtgggGAAAGGTGAACAAGTGCCTGATGCAAAGTCATTCGAGGGCATGCCTATAAATTCTCGCCAGAG TGATAaaagtcaatcccaaaatgtatCCAGTTGCAATGGGGGATCTGTTCTTCAAACAGGAGATGATGTGCCACCTGAAGTAATCAGTAGACATAGTAGAACCTCAG CTGGCAGTGAAGACTTTGATGAGAAGACTAAAGGTCATGTTGTTCAGCAAAGAGGACGTTTCAAAGTTACGTCAGAAAATATCGACTTGGAAAAG GTAGGTGCAGCTCCAATGCTACACAAGAGTCAGAGCATGCTG GTGATTCCACAAACACTTGCTGCTACTCTACCATTACCACCTGATGCTACACCACCAAATCTTCTTTCGCCATCCCATTTTCCAGCATTACAGAGTATTTTAGAGGCAAATATTCTTCAGAGG GAGTGTATTCTCAGACTGATGAAGCAAGTGGCCCTTGGAGACACATCGG TGGATGCTGGGTGCATGCCATCAATTTCACCTGGTGTGGAGAAATCCTTG TTGGAGGTTGCTCACGACAAAGAGAAGGAATTGATTAGTGAAATCGCTGAATTGCAGCGGAG GCTGATACGTGCTCAAGAAGAACTTCAAAAATACAAAGCAGAAAACGCTCAAAATAACTCTTGA
- the LOC107862070 gene encoding serine/threonine-protein kinase 26 isoform X6: MEKKKYPIGPEHYTLFEEVGQGVSASVHRALCIPLNEVVAIKILDFERDNSDLNNISREAQTMVLVDHPNVLKSHCSFVSDHNLWVIMPYMAGGSCLHILKAAHPDGFEETVIATVLREVLKGLEYLHHHGFIHRDVKAGNILIDARGGIKLGDFGVSAYLFDSGDRQRMRNTFVGTPCWMAPEVMEQLHGYDFKADIWSFGITALELAHGHAPFSKYPPMKVLLMTLQNAPPGLDYERDRKFTKSFKQMIASCLVKDPSKRPSAKKLLKHPFFKQARSNDYIARTVLEGLPALGDRMKALKRKEEDMLAQKKIPDGQKEEISQNEYKRGISSWNFNLDDLKAQANLIPDEEIIGDKDLGGSSNSLSGLDIPGKQLNRFQHQFSFSSQYSDAAEFDSNNQSTPTSPANRNVVYGISLHDPQISQNSTPFFDNRVEMNLVGKGEQVPDAKSFEGMPINSRQSDKSQSQNVSSCNGGSVLQTGDDVPPEVISRHSRTSAGSEDFDEKTKGHVVQQRGRFKVTSENIDLEKVGAAPMLHKSQSMLVIPQTLAATLPLPPDATPPNLLSPSHFPALQSILEANILQRECILRLMKQVALGDTSVDAGCMPSISPGVEKSLLEVAHDKEKELISEIAELQRRLIRAQEELQKYKAENAQNNS, from the exons ATGGAGAAGAAGAAGTATCCGATTGGACCGGAACATTACACGCTTTTCGAGGAGGTAGGGCAAGGAGTCAGTGCTTCGGTGCATCGTGCGTTGTGTATCCCTCTCAATGAGGTTGTTGCCATCAAAATCCTCGACTTCGAACGCGATAATTCTGATTTG AATAACATCTCGCGTGAAGCCCAAACAATGGTCCTAGTTGATCATCCCAATGTTCTTAAATCACACTGCTCCTTTGTTAGTGATCACAACCTATGGGTTATTATGCCTTATATGGCTGGAGGTTCCTGTCTCCACATTCTGAAGGCTGCTCATCCAGATGGCTTTGAAGAGACCGTTATTGCAACAGTATTACGGGAAGTTCTAAAGGGTTTAGAATATCTTCATCATCATGGCTTCATTCATCGTGATGTTAAA GCTGGAAATATTCTCATTGATGCCCGAGGTGGAATAAAGTTGGGAGATTTTGGTGTCTCTGCTTATTTATTTGATTCAGGTGATAGGCAACGCATGCGGAACACATTTGTCGGAACTCCTTGTTG GATGGCGCCAGAGGTCATGGAGCAATTGCACGGTTATGATTTCAA AGCTGATATTTGGTCCTTCGGCATAACTGCTTTGGAGCTTGCTCACGGCCATGCTCCTTTCTCAAAATATCCTCCAATGAAG GTCTTGCTAATGACATTGCAAAATGCACCCCCTGGCCTCGATTATGAGAGGGATAGGAAGTTTACAAAG TCTTTTAAACAAATGATTGCTAGTTGCTTGGTAAAAGATCCTTCAAAACGACCTTCAGCCAAAAAATTGCTGAAGCATCCGTTCTTTAAGCAAGCCAGATCCAATGATTATATAGCTAGAACAGTGTTGGAGGGTTTGCCAGCACTTGGAGATCGCATGAAGGCATTGAAG AGGAAAGAAGAAGACATGTTAGCACAGAAGAAGATACCAGATGGGCAGAAGGAAGAAATATCGCAG AATGAATATAAACGGGGGATTAGCAGCTGGAATTTTAACCTTGACGATTTGAAGGCACAGGCTAACTTG ATTCCAGATGAGGAGATCATTGGTGACAAGGACCTAGGTGGAAGTTCAAATTCACTTTCTGGGCTTGACATTCCAGGGAAACAGCTAAATAGGTTTCAGCATCAGTTCTCCTTCTCAAGTCAATATTCAGATGCTGCTGAGTTT GACAGTAACAATCAATCTACCCCTACTTCACCTGCAAATCGGAACGTGGTTTATGGCAT TTCATTGCATGATCCTCAAATTTCACAAAATTCAACGCCATTCTTTGACAATCGGgtggaaatgaatttggtgggGAAAGGTGAACAAGTGCCTGATGCAAAGTCATTCGAGGGCATGCCTATAAATTCTCGCCAGAG TGATAaaagtcaatcccaaaatgtatCCAGTTGCAATGGGGGATCTGTTCTTCAAACAGGAGATGATGTGCCACCTGAAGTAATCAGTAGACATAGTAGAACCTCAG CTGGCAGTGAAGACTTTGATGAGAAGACTAAAGGTCATGTTGTTCAGCAAAGAGGACGTTTCAAAGTTACGTCAGAAAATATCGACTTGGAAAAG GTAGGTGCAGCTCCAATGCTACACAAGAGTCAGAGCATGCTG GTGATTCCACAAACACTTGCTGCTACTCTACCATTACCACCTGATGCTACACCACCAAATCTTCTTTCGCCATCCCATTTTCCAGCATTACAGAGTATTTTAGAGGCAAATATTCTTCAGAGG GAGTGTATTCTCAGACTGATGAAGCAAGTGGCCCTTGGAGACACATCGG TGGATGCTGGGTGCATGCCATCAATTTCACCTGGTGTGGAGAAATCCTTG TTGGAGGTTGCTCACGACAAAGAGAAGGAATTGATTAGTGAAATCGCTGAATTGCAGCGGAG GCTGATACGTGCTCAAGAAGAACTTCAAAAATACAAAGCAGAAAACGCTCAAAATAACTCTTGA